From the Montipora capricornis isolate CH-2021 chromosome 2, ASM3666992v2, whole genome shotgun sequence genome, one window contains:
- the LOC138026845 gene encoding transmembrane protein 237-like isoform X1: protein MAEVDRDTNQRQRRRKKRMSREVDDYANESLESPSSLPERVPLQEVVDGEKSGVQRSASNNSGDQEGSPGFPQSTADRRSRPRRPRRRSRLENGDVMFDEEMESKTLDLSERRRQKRPPSGVRHTRRSASAEMIGRDDDNIMGDNENTSPTRRRQRRKKPQGSRDVINTGEYSPDLEGYDGPKDPNKTKQKKHKTKKSQRQQTGTSAEEDNYNADIDGEVSVVDYYEVDKEDIVTVEATTDTTVPALPPVAQTLPSQPLDVLFIERRDGHGFTRERKTRLLQMEEDKKELPSVPSRRQMTTAEFAVSVHNAFRSFSLFCHGLLAGLALCQVIFVYSLSNNGTGDANFLENYHRLAQPLQSLYYMLFAICTVSVFDRYDMANPRSGFFQGLLTRPTRILSISAYLFALVFSVSVANIDDRISLYKENQNLGDDADTSSLLDTWRIINLMRGLGAFLGWVLVALQPTKDYTAQNLYEGELMPGEQRPGNNEPVV from the exons ATGGCCGAAGTCGATAGAGACACTAATCAGCGACAGAGAAGGCGAAAAAAGCGAATGTCAAGAGAAGTTGATGACTATGCAAATGAAAGCTTAGAGTCACCCAGTTCTTTACCGGAGAGAGTTCCTTTGCAAGAAGTTGTTGACGGCGAGAAAAGCGGCGTTCAACGAAGTGCGTCAAACAACTCGGGCGATCAGGAAGGCAGTCCAGGTTTTCCTCAATCAACTGCTGATAGGAGAAGCCGACCGAGGAGACCAAGAAGAAGGTCAAGACTAGAGAATG gAGATGTGATGTTTGATGAAGAAATGGAGTCCAAAACCCTTGACCTATCAGAGAGAAGACGACAGAAACGCCCCCCATCAGGGGTGCGGCACACTAGGAGGTCGGCAAGTGCAGAAATGATTGGCAGAGATGATGACAACATCATGGGAGATAATGAAAATACAAGTCCTACAAGAAGACGACAGAGAAGAAAAAAGCCCCAGG GTTCCAGAGATGTAATCAATACTGGGGAATATTCTCCTGATTTGGAAGGTTATGATGGACCCAAGGacccaaacaaaacaaaacaaaaaaagcataaaaCAAAGAAGTCTCAGAG GCAGCAGACTGGGACATCAGCAGAGGAGGACAACTATAATGCTGATATTGATGGAGAAG TTTCTGTGGTGGACTATTATGAAGTAGATAAAGAAGACATTGTGACAGTCGAAGCTACTACAGACACAACTGTTCCAGCTCTCCCTCCTGTGGCACAAACATTGCCAAGTCAGCCACTAGATGTCCTTTTTATTGAAAGAAGAG ATGGACATGGTTTTACACGGGAAAGAAAGACAAGGTTGTTGCAAATGGAAGAGGACAAAAAAGAGCTGCCGTCTGTTCCAAGCAGAAGGCAAATGACAACTGCTGAGTTTGCTGTG TCTGTGCATAATGCATTCAGatcgttttcccttttttgtcaTGGACTTCTGGCAG GTCTTGCTTTGTGCCAAGTCATATTTGTTTACTCCCTGAGTAACAATGGAACAGGAGATGCAAACTTCCTAGAGAACTACCACAGACTGGCACAACCACTACAATCGCTATACTACATGCTCTTTGCTATTTGTACAGTATCCGTATTTGACAG ATATGACATGGCAAATCCTCGGTCAGGATTTTTCCAGGGCTTACTCACCAGACCTACAAGGATTCTTTCCATCAGTG CATACCTCTTCGCTCTTGTGTTCTCCGTAAGTGTGGCGAATATAGATGATAGAATTAGTCTTTAcaaagaaaaccagaatttgGG GGATGACGCGGATACCTCATCTTTGCTTGACACTTGGAGAATCATTAATCTGATGCGAGGTTTAGGAGCTTTTTTAGGCTGGGTATTAGTAGCCTTACAACCGACAAAGGATTACACAGCTC AAAACTTGTACGAGGGAGAACTTATGCC
- the LOC138026845 gene encoding transmembrane protein 237-like isoform X2, with the protein MAEVDRDTNQRQRRRKKRMSREVDDYANESLESPSSLPERVPLQEVVDGEKSGVQRSASNNSGDQEGSPGFPQSTADRRSRPRRPRRRSRLENGDVMFDEEMESKTLDLSERRRQKRPPSGVRHTRRSASAEMIGRDDDNIMGDNENTSPTRRRQRRKKPQGSRDVINTGEYSPDLEGYDGPKDPNKTKQKKHKTKKSQRQQTGTSAEEDNYNADIDGEVSVVDYYEVDKEDIVTVEATTDTTVPALPPVAQTLPSQPLDVLFIERRDGHGFTRERKTRLLQMEEDKKELPSVPSRRQMTTAEFAVSVHNAFRSFSLFCHGLLAGLALCQVIFVYSLSNNGTGDANFLENYHRLAQPLQSLYYMLFAICTVSVFDRYDMANPRSGFFQGLLTRPTRILSISAYLFALVFSVSVANIDDRISLYKENQNLGKLVRGRTYAWRAETW; encoded by the exons ATGGCCGAAGTCGATAGAGACACTAATCAGCGACAGAGAAGGCGAAAAAAGCGAATGTCAAGAGAAGTTGATGACTATGCAAATGAAAGCTTAGAGTCACCCAGTTCTTTACCGGAGAGAGTTCCTTTGCAAGAAGTTGTTGACGGCGAGAAAAGCGGCGTTCAACGAAGTGCGTCAAACAACTCGGGCGATCAGGAAGGCAGTCCAGGTTTTCCTCAATCAACTGCTGATAGGAGAAGCCGACCGAGGAGACCAAGAAGAAGGTCAAGACTAGAGAATG gAGATGTGATGTTTGATGAAGAAATGGAGTCCAAAACCCTTGACCTATCAGAGAGAAGACGACAGAAACGCCCCCCATCAGGGGTGCGGCACACTAGGAGGTCGGCAAGTGCAGAAATGATTGGCAGAGATGATGACAACATCATGGGAGATAATGAAAATACAAGTCCTACAAGAAGACGACAGAGAAGAAAAAAGCCCCAGG GTTCCAGAGATGTAATCAATACTGGGGAATATTCTCCTGATTTGGAAGGTTATGATGGACCCAAGGacccaaacaaaacaaaacaaaaaaagcataaaaCAAAGAAGTCTCAGAG GCAGCAGACTGGGACATCAGCAGAGGAGGACAACTATAATGCTGATATTGATGGAGAAG TTTCTGTGGTGGACTATTATGAAGTAGATAAAGAAGACATTGTGACAGTCGAAGCTACTACAGACACAACTGTTCCAGCTCTCCCTCCTGTGGCACAAACATTGCCAAGTCAGCCACTAGATGTCCTTTTTATTGAAAGAAGAG ATGGACATGGTTTTACACGGGAAAGAAAGACAAGGTTGTTGCAAATGGAAGAGGACAAAAAAGAGCTGCCGTCTGTTCCAAGCAGAAGGCAAATGACAACTGCTGAGTTTGCTGTG TCTGTGCATAATGCATTCAGatcgttttcccttttttgtcaTGGACTTCTGGCAG GTCTTGCTTTGTGCCAAGTCATATTTGTTTACTCCCTGAGTAACAATGGAACAGGAGATGCAAACTTCCTAGAGAACTACCACAGACTGGCACAACCACTACAATCGCTATACTACATGCTCTTTGCTATTTGTACAGTATCCGTATTTGACAG ATATGACATGGCAAATCCTCGGTCAGGATTTTTCCAGGGCTTACTCACCAGACCTACAAGGATTCTTTCCATCAGTG CATACCTCTTCGCTCTTGTGTTCTCCGTAAGTGTGGCGAATATAGATGATAGAATTAGTCTTTAcaaagaaaaccagaatttgGG AAAACTTGTACGAGGGAGAACTTATGCC
- the LOC138026836 gene encoding DNA topoisomerase 3-beta-1-like, whose amino-acid sequence MKTVLMVAEKPSLALSIAKFLSRGQMSTRKGLNSACSVHEYNGQFNKEPAKFKMTSVCGHVMTLDFHHKFNNWDAVNPQELFTATTLKKEANEKLQMPKFLQHEGKGVDYIVLWLDCDKEGENICFEVLDCVRPVMNKRPGTKTVFRAKFSAITETDISGAMLRLGEPNKNESRSVDARQELDLRIGCAFTRFQTKYFQGKYGDLDSALISYGPCQTPTLGFCVERHDQIQSFKPETYWVLKPQVRHSSGQILTLEWERVRLFDKDVAAMFQKVVKSSKSATVIGVVKKEKAKQRPLALNTVEMLRIASSGLNMGPQQCMQIAERLYTQGYISYPRTETTHYPDNFDLKGTLRQQQSNPVWGSFVRDLLEVGINKPRKGHDAGDHPPITPMKPASEADLGGDAWRLYEFITISFIASISYDCKYLQTTVKFGIDQENFSFIGKTLTSPGFTSVMHWQAISSDERMPHCQKDDVYEVTEVTLEERQTSPPDYLTESELISLMEKHGIGTDASIPVHINNICERNYVQVLSGRRLHPTPLGIVLVHGYQKIDSQLVLPTMRSAVEKQLNLIALGKADFDSVLQHALGIFTRKFVYFVQTIMSMDELFEVSFTPLKDTGKPFSRCGKCNRYMKYINAKPSRLHCALCNETYSLPQNGSIKLFQEIKCPLDDFEMVLWSTGVKGKGTPVCPYCYNNPPFPEMRKGMGCNQCTHPTCSYSEMSLGISDCMECEKGSLVLDPTSPPKWRLACNKCNVVINVSENAIKVSVTDQECDCGSSLLNVDFNRTKSPLPGDKTQHQGCIFCDPLLTPLVKMSHAASKHPMYRGGRGRGGRRGRGSRRGKGRGRPKDKMSQLASYFV is encoded by the coding sequence ATGAAGACTGTGTTAATGGTAGCAGAAAAACCTTCACTCGCGCTTTCAATTGCCAAGTTCCTTTCAAGGGGACAGATGTCAACCCGGAAAGGTCTGAATAGTGCTTGCTCTGTGCACGAATACAATGGGCAGTTCAACAAAGAACCGGCGAAATTTAAAATGACCTCTGTGTGCGGCCACGTAATGACTTTGGATTTCCATCATAAGTTTAACAACTGGGATGCCGTGAACCCGCAAGAGTTGTTCACAGCTACAACTTTGAAGAAAGAAGCCAACGAAAAGTTGCAAATGCCCAAGTTTTTGCAACACGAGGGGAAAGGCGTTGATTACATTGTCCTGTGGTTGGATTGTGATAAAGAAGGCGAGAACATTTGTTTTGAGGTGCTGGATTGTGTCAGGCCTGTTATGAATAAGAGACCAGGGACAAAAACAGTGTTTCGTGCAAAGTTTTCTGCAATCACTGAGACTGACATCAGTGGGGCAATGCTCCGACTGGGTGAGCCTAACAAAAATGAATCAAGGTCTGTTGATGCAAGGCAGGAGTTGGACTTAAGGATTGGCTGTGCTTTCACGAGATTTCAGACTAAATACTTCCAAGGAAAATATGGTGATTTGGACAGTGCACTAATATCTTACGGACCATGCCAGACGCCCACTCTCGGATTTTGTGTCGAGCGCCACGACCAGATACAGTCATTCAAGCCTGAGACATACTGGGTGTTGAAGCCCCAGGTTCGCCACTCTAGTGGCCAGATATTGACTCTGGAGTGGGAGAGAGTAAGATTGTTTGACAAAGACGTTGCTGCCATGTTTCAGAAAGTTGTCAAGTCCTCAAAATCCGCAACTGTGATTGGTGTTGTGAAAAAGGAAAAGGCCAAGCAAAGACCTTTGGCCTTGAACACTGTTGAAATGTTGCGTATAGCCTCCTCAGGGCTGAATATGGGCCCACAACAGTGTATGCAGATAGCAGAAAGGCTTTACACGCAGGGATATATCAGCTACCCCAGGACTGAGACAACACATTACCCAGACAATTTTGATCTCAAAGGAACTCTACGGCAGCAACAATCAAATCCAGTGTGGGGATCATTTGTTCGTGATCTTCTTGAAGTGGGTATCAATAAGCCAAGAAAAGGACATGACGCAGGCGACCATCCACCTATCACCCCAATGAAACCAGCCAGTGAGGCTGATTTGGGGGGTGATGCTTGGAGATTGTATGAGTTTATTACCATTTCCTTTATTGCTAGCATCAGCTATGACTGCAAATATCTCCAAACCACTGTTAAATTTGGCATTGATCAGGAAAACTTTTCATTCATTGGGAAGACTCTCACAAGCCCTGGTTTCACTTCTGTCATGCACTGGCAAGCTATCTCGAGTGACGAACGCATGCCACATTGCCAAAAGGATGATGTGTATGAAGTAACAGAAGTGACACTTGAAGAGCGCCAAACATCACCTCCTGATTATCTCACAGAGAGTGAGCTTATTTCATTAATGGAGAAGCATGGAATTGGCACAGATGCTAGCATTCCAGTTCACATCAATAACATCTGTGAAAGAAACTATGTCCAAGTGTTGAGTGGCAGAAGGCTTCACCCAACTCCCTTGGGGATTGTCTTGGTGCATGGATACCAGAAAATTGATTCGCAACTCGTTCTTCCCACCATGCGATCAGCTGTTGAAAAGCAGTTAAACCTTATAGCCCTTGGCAAAGCTGATTTTGACTCAGTTTTGCAACATGCTCTGGGGATTTTCACCAGGAAGTTTGTCTATTTTGTCCAAACCATTATGAGCATGGATGAACTATTTGAAGTGTCTTTCACCCCCCTGAAAGACACTGGAAAACCTTTTTCTAGATGTGGGAAATGTAACAGGTACATGAAGTACATTAATGCAAAGCCAAGCCGTCTCCATTGTGCACTCTGCAACGAGACCTACAGCCTTCCACAAAATGGCAGCATCAAACTTTTCCAGGAAATTAAATGTCCCTTGGATGACTTTGAGATGGTGTTGTGGTCCACAGGTGTAAAAGGGAAGGGTACCCCTGTGTGTCCTTATTGTTACAACAATCCTCCCTTTCCTGAAATGCGTAAAGGCATGGGCTGCAACCAGTGCACGCATCCAACATGTTCTTATTCTGAGATGAGCCTTGGGATATCAGACTGCATGGAATGCGAAAAGGGCAGCCTTGTTCTTGACCCTACATCCCCACCAAAGTGGAGGTTGGCATGCAACAAATGCAACGTTGTCATAAATGTTTCTGAAAATGCAATCAAAGTGAGTGTAACTGACCAGGAGTGTGATTGTGGTTCAAGTCTTCTAAATGTAGACTTCAATCGTACCAAATCTCCCTTGCCAGGGGATAAGACTCAACACCAGGGTTGTATCTTCTGCGATCCACTGCTCACACCATTGGTCAAGATGTCACATGCAGCATCAAAGCACCCAATGTATCGAGGAGGCAGAGGGAGGGGAGGAAGGCGGGGCCGTGGCAGCAGGAGAGGAAAGGGCAGAGGACGACCAAAGGACAAGATGTCTCAATTGGCTTCCTATTTTGTGTAA